One window from the genome of Numida meleagris isolate 19003 breed g44 Domestic line chromosome 24, NumMel1.0, whole genome shotgun sequence encodes:
- the POGZ gene encoding pogo transposable element with ZNF domain isoform X2 yields MADTDLFMECEEEELEPWQKISDVIEDSVVEDYNSVDKTTTAGNPLVQQGGQPLILTQNPTSGLGTMVTQPVLRPVQIMQNANHVTNSPVTSQPIFITTQGFPVRNVRPVQNTMNQVGIVLNVQQGQTVRPITLVPAPGTQFVKPAVGVPQVFSQVAQVRPGTTMPVRPTTNTFTTVIPATLTIRSTVPQSQSQQQMSIASFVTVKRPGVTGENSNEVAKLVNTLSTVPSLGQSPGPLVVSNSSPVHSSQRSSVSESSSSSSSLKVSSSPIPTFDLQDGGRKVCPRCDAQFRVTEALRGHMCYCCPEMVEFLKKRKSLDSEPNIQSAKPPSPEKTTAVASPPSSTPIPALSPPAKAPEPNEGVVDSSQSKLIMLVDDFYYGRDGGKVSQLLNFPKVPTSFRCPHCTKRLKNNIRFMNHMKHHVELDQQNGEVDVHTICQHCYRQFSTPFQLQCHLENVHSPYESTTKCKICEWAFESEPMFLQHMKDTHKPGEMPYVCQVCQYRSSLYSEVDSHFRMIHEDTRHLLCPYCLKVFKNGNAFQQHFMRHQKKSVYHCNKCRLQFLFAKDKIEHKLQHHKTFRKPKQLEGLKPGTKVTIRASRGQPRTVPISSNDMGQGAGQDTAPLSSADPQPIFLYPPVQRSVQKRAVKKMSVLGRQTCLECSFEIPDFPNHFPTYVHCSLCRYSTCCSRAYANHMINNHVPRKSPKYLALFKNYTACGVKLCCSSCLFASSEGDVMAKHLVFNPSHEFSNIIFRGPTWISHSRHIQPQDRSMKNTCPAYSPSKAATVKTKSVLLAKDDLEPEVALAAHTRSLLCQEEECLNIDAQEDEQPMKEPEPASKKEQLSVKKLRVVLFALCCSTEQAAEHFRNPQRRIKRWLRRFQAFQEENLASLSEGKYLSLEAEEKLAEWVLTQREQQLPVNEETLFQKATKLGRSLEGGFKISYEWAVRFMLRHNLSMHTRRAVAHPLPKEVEDNAGCFIEFVQRQIHTQDLPLSMIAAIDEISLFLDVEVLSSDDKKENALQTVGTGEPWCDVVLTILADGSVLPTLVFYRGHVQQPANVPESIILEAKENGYSDDEVMELWASRVWQKHTECQNSKGMLVLDCHRTHLSEEVLSLLSASSTLPAVVPAGCSSKIQPLDVCIKRTVKNFLHKKWKEQAKEMADSTCDSDILLQLVLCWLAEVLEVISDSPELVQQSFLVASVLPGPDGTANSPTRNADMQEELIAALEEQLKLGEEQQPQEEAEGEDQPQNEECADPEILHQLFEGESETESFYGFEDAELDLMEI; encoded by the exons ctgGCAACCCTCTTGTTCAGCAAGGTGGACAGCCCCTGATCCTCACCCAGAACCCAACCTCGGGTCTGGGCACCATGGTGACCCAGCCGGTGTTAAGGCCCGTGCAGATCATGCAGAACGCCAACCATGTCACAAACTCTCCGGTGACCAGCCAGCCCATCTTCATCACCACCCAG GGATTTCCTGTGAGGAACGTGCGGCCTGTGCAAAACACGATGAATCAAGTGGGAATTGTCCTGAATGTACAGCAAGGTCAAACAGTCAGACCCATCACCCTTGTCCCAG CCCCAGGTACCCAGTTTGTCAAACCAGCAGTTGGCGTTCCTCAGGTGTTCTCCCAGGTGGCCCAGGTGAGACCAGGTACGACCATGCCGGTCCGACCCACCACCAACACTTTCACTACGGTCATTCCGGCCACGCTCACCATCAGGAGCACAGTGCCGCAGTCCCAGTCACAACAGCAAA TGAGCATCGCAAGCTTTGTGACCGTAAAGAGACCCGGAGTGACTGGTGAGAACAGCAACGAGGTTGCCAAGCTGGTGAACACCCTGAGCACTGTTCCCTCATTGGGGCAGAGCCCCGGCCCACTGGTGGTGTCCAacagcagccctgtgcacaGCTCGCAGAGATCCAGCGTGTCCGAGTCATCGTCGTCATCGTCGTCGTTGAAAG TCAGTTCATCTCCAATTCCCACCTTTGATTTGCAAGATGGTGGCAGGAAGGTCTGCCCACGGTGCGATGCTCAGTTCCGAGTCACCGAAGCTTTAAGAGGACATATGTGT TACTGCTGCCCCGAAATGGTCGAATTcctcaagaaaagaaaatctctcgATTCTGAACCAAATATTCAATCTGCAAAGCCTCCATCTCCAGAAAAAACCACAGCTGTTGCTTCCCCGCCCTCTTCTACTCCTATCCCTGCACTGTCCCCACCTGCTAAAGCTCCAGAGCCAAATGAAGGCGTGGTTGACTCGTCCCAAAGTAAGCTCATCATGTTGGTGGATGACTTCTACTACGGCAGAGATGGTGGCAAAGTGAGCCAGCTGCTGAACTTCCCCAAGGTTCCGACTTCCTTCCGGTGTCCGCACTGCACCAAGAGGCTAAAGAACAACATACG ATTTATGAACCACATGAAGCACCACGTGGAACTGGACCAGCAGAACGGGGAGGTGGACGTGCACACCATCTGCCAGCACTGCTACAGGCAGTTCTCCACTCCGTTCCAGCTTCAGTGCCACTTAGAGAACGTCCACAGTCCCTATGAGTCAACAA caaaGTGCAAGATTTGTGAATGGGCATTTGAGAGTGAACCGATGTTCCTGCAGCACATGAAGGACACGCACAAGCCGGGGGAGATGCCCTACGTTTGCCAG GTGTGTCAGTACCGCTCATCGCTGTACTCAGAAGTGGACAGCCACTTCCGAATGATCCATGAGGACACGCGGCACCTGCTCTGTCCCTACTGCCTGAAGGTCTTCAAGAACGGCAATGCCTTCCAGCAGCACTTCATGAGGCACCAG AAGAAGAGTGTTTATCATTGCAACAAGTGCAGACTCCAATTCCTGTTTGCCAAGGATAAAATTGAACACAAGCTGCAGCATCACAAAACGTTCCGAAAGCCCAAGCAATTGGAGGGATTGAAGCCTGGAACCAAG GTGACAATCAGAGCATCCCGAGGACAGCCCCGGACAGTGCCGATCTCTTCGAACGACATGGGGCAGGGCGCTGGGCAGGACACTGCGCCGCTCTCCTCTGCTGACCCTCAGCCCATCTTCCTGTACCCCCCCGTCCAGAGGAGCGTCCAGAAAAGAGCCGTCAAAAAAAT GAGCGTCCTGGGCAGGCAAACCTGCCTGGAGTGCAGCTTTGAGATCCCCGACTTCCCGAACCACTTCCCCACCTACGTCCACTGCTCGCTGTGCCGCTACAGCACGTGCTGCTCCCGAGCCTACGCCAACCACATGATCAA CAACCACGTTCCCCGGAAGAGTCCCAAATACTTGGCTTTGTTCAAGAACTACACTGCCTG TGGtgtgaagctgtgctgctcctcctgcctcttTGCATCGTCGGAGGGTGATGTGATGGCCAAGCATTTGGTCTTCAACCCATCACACGAGTTCAGCAACATTATTTTCCGAG GGCCTACTTGGATATCACATTCCAG GCACATCCAGCCCCAGGACAGAAGCATGAAGAACACATGCCCTGCATATTCCCCCAGTAAAGCTGCTACCGTGAAAACTAAGTCTGTGTTACTCGCAAAGGACGACCTGGAGCCTGAAGTGGCACTGGCAGCCCACACCCGGTCCCTGCTTTGCCAGGAGGAAGAATGCTTAAATATCGATGCTCAGGAAGACGAGCAGCCCATGAAGGAGCCCGAGCCTGCAAGCAAAAAGGAGCAGCTGTCGGTGAAAAAGCTGCGGGTGGTACTGTTTGCGTTGTGCTGCAGCACGGAGCAGGCGGCCGAGCACTTCCGGAACCCGCAGCGCCGCATCAAGCGTTGGCTCCGGAGATTCCAGGCTTTCCAAGAGGAGAACTTGGCATCTCTGTCGGAGGGCAAATACCTGAGCTTGGAGGCCGAGGAGAAGCTGGCAGAGTGGGTGCTCACCCAgcgggagcagcagctgcccgtCAACGAGGAGACGCTCTTCCAGAAGGCCACCAAGCTGGGCCGCTCCCTGGAGGGCGGCTTCAAGATCTCCTACGAGTGGGCCGTGCGATTCATGCTGCGGCACAACCTCAGCATGCACACGCGGAGGGCGGTGGCCCACCCGCTCCCCAAGGAGGTGGAGGACAACGCCGGCTGCTTCATCGAGTTTGTGCAGCGGCAGATCCACACGCAGGACCTGCCCCTCTCCATGATCGCGGCCATCGACGAGATCTCCCTCTTCCTCGACGTGGAGGTGCTGAGCAGCGACGACAAGAAGGAGAACGCTCTGCAGACAGTGGGGACCGGCGAGCCCTGGTGCGACGTGGTCCTCACCATCCTTGCCGACGGGAGCGTTCTCCCCACGTTGGTCTTCTACAGAGGTCACGTCCAGCAGCCCGCCAACGTGCCTGAATCCATCATCCTGGAAGCGAAGGAGAACGGCTACAGCGACGACGAAGTCATGGAGCTGTGGGCGTCGCGAGTGTGGCAGAAGCACACCGAGTGCCAGAACAGCAAGGGCATGCTGGTGCTGGATTGCCACCGAACGCACCTCTCGGAGGAGGTACTGTCCCTGCTGAGCGCTTCCAGCACTCTCCCGGCTGTCGTACCCgctggctgcagctccaaaATCCAACCCCTGGATGTTTGTATAAAAAGGACTGTGAAAAATTTCTTGCATAAAAAGTGGAAAGAGCAAGCCAAGGAGATGGCGGACTCCACGTGCGATTCGGACATCCTTCTCCAGTTGGTTTTGTGTTGGCTGGCGGAGGTGCTGGAGGTCATCAGTGACTCTCCCGAACTCGTGCAGCAGTCCTTCCTGGTGGCCAGCGTGCTGCCGGGCCCGGACGGCACGGCCAACTCGCCCACGCGCAACGCCGACATGCAGGAGGAGCTGATCGCAGcgctggaggagcagctgaagttgggtgaggagcagcagccgcAGGAGGAGGCGGAGGGCGAGGATCAGCCCCAGAACGAGGAGTGTGCCGACCCCGAGATCCTCCATCAGCTCTTCGAGGGGGAGAGCGAGACTGAATCGTTTTACGGCTTTGAAGATGCCGAGTTGGATCTGATGGAAATCTGA
- the POGZ gene encoding pogo transposable element with ZNF domain isoform X4 → MVTQPVLRPVQIMQNANHVTNSPVTSQPIFITTQGFPVRNVRPVQNTMNQVGIVLNVQQGQTVRPITLVPAPGTQFVKPAVGVPQVFSQVAQVRPGTTMPVRPTTNTFTTVIPATLTIRSTVPQSQSQQQSKSTPSTSTTPTATQPTPLGQLTVQQPGQSSQATNPKLVSIASFVTVKRPGVTGENSNEVAKLVNTLSTVPSLGQSPGPLVVSNSSPVHSSQRSSVSESSSSSSSLKVSSSPIPTFDLQDGGRKVCPRCDAQFRVTEALRGHMCYCCPEMVEFLKKRKSLDSEPNIQSAKPPSPEKTTAVASPPSSTPIPALSPPAKAPEPNEGVVDSSQSKLIMLVDDFYYGRDGGKVSQLLNFPKVPTSFRCPHCTKRLKNNIRFMNHMKHHVELDQQNGEVDVHTICQHCYRQFSTPFQLQCHLENVHSPYESTTKCKICEWAFESEPMFLQHMKDTHKPGEMPYVCQVCQYRSSLYSEVDSHFRMIHEDTRHLLCPYCLKVFKNGNAFQQHFMRHQKKSVYHCNKCRLQFLFAKDKIEHKLQHHKTFRKPKQLEGLKPGTKVTIRASRGQPRTVPISSNDMGQGAGQDTAPLSSADPQPIFLYPPVQRSVQKRAVKKMSVLGRQTCLECSFEIPDFPNHFPTYVHCSLCRYSTCCSRAYANHMINNHVPRKSPKYLALFKNYTACGVKLCCSSCLFASSEGDVMAKHLVFNPSHEFSNIIFRGPTWISHSRHIQPQDRSMKNTCPAYSPSKAATVKTKSVLLAKDDLEPEVALAAHTRSLLCQEEECLNIDAQEDEQPMKEPEPASKKEQLSVKKLRVVLFALCCSTEQAAEHFRNPQRRIKRWLRRFQAFQEENLASLSEGKYLSLEAEEKLAEWVLTQREQQLPVNEETLFQKATKLGRSLEGGFKISYEWAVRFMLRHNLSMHTRRAVAHPLPKEVEDNAGCFIEFVQRQIHTQDLPLSMIAAIDEISLFLDVEVLSSDDKKENALQTVGTGEPWCDVVLTILADGSVLPTLVFYRGHVQQPANVPESIILEAKENGYSDDEVMELWASRVWQKHTECQNSKGMLVLDCHRTHLSEEVLSLLSASSTLPAVVPAGCSSKIQPLDVCIKRTVKNFLHKKWKEQAKEMADSTCDSDILLQLVLCWLAEVLEVISDSPELVQQSFLVASVLPGPDGTANSPTRNADMQEELIAALEEQLKLGEEQQPQEEAEGEDQPQNEECADPEILHQLFEGESETESFYGFEDAELDLMEI, encoded by the exons ATGGTGACCCAGCCGGTGTTAAGGCCCGTGCAGATCATGCAGAACGCCAACCATGTCACAAACTCTCCGGTGACCAGCCAGCCCATCTTCATCACCACCCAG GGATTTCCTGTGAGGAACGTGCGGCCTGTGCAAAACACGATGAATCAAGTGGGAATTGTCCTGAATGTACAGCAAGGTCAAACAGTCAGACCCATCACCCTTGTCCCAG CCCCAGGTACCCAGTTTGTCAAACCAGCAGTTGGCGTTCCTCAGGTGTTCTCCCAGGTGGCCCAGGTGAGACCAGGTACGACCATGCCGGTCCGACCCACCACCAACACTTTCACTACGGTCATTCCGGCCACGCTCACCATCAGGAGCACAGTGCCGCAGTCCCAGTCACAACAGCAAAGTAAGTCCACTCCCAGCACCTCCACAACTCCTACTGCAACGCAGCCAACACCACTGGGACAGTTAACTGTGCAGCAGCCAGGGCAGTCCAGTCAAGCTACTAACCCCAAATTAG TGAGCATCGCAAGCTTTGTGACCGTAAAGAGACCCGGAGTGACTGGTGAGAACAGCAACGAGGTTGCCAAGCTGGTGAACACCCTGAGCACTGTTCCCTCATTGGGGCAGAGCCCCGGCCCACTGGTGGTGTCCAacagcagccctgtgcacaGCTCGCAGAGATCCAGCGTGTCCGAGTCATCGTCGTCATCGTCGTCGTTGAAAG TCAGTTCATCTCCAATTCCCACCTTTGATTTGCAAGATGGTGGCAGGAAGGTCTGCCCACGGTGCGATGCTCAGTTCCGAGTCACCGAAGCTTTAAGAGGACATATGTGT TACTGCTGCCCCGAAATGGTCGAATTcctcaagaaaagaaaatctctcgATTCTGAACCAAATATTCAATCTGCAAAGCCTCCATCTCCAGAAAAAACCACAGCTGTTGCTTCCCCGCCCTCTTCTACTCCTATCCCTGCACTGTCCCCACCTGCTAAAGCTCCAGAGCCAAATGAAGGCGTGGTTGACTCGTCCCAAAGTAAGCTCATCATGTTGGTGGATGACTTCTACTACGGCAGAGATGGTGGCAAAGTGAGCCAGCTGCTGAACTTCCCCAAGGTTCCGACTTCCTTCCGGTGTCCGCACTGCACCAAGAGGCTAAAGAACAACATACG ATTTATGAACCACATGAAGCACCACGTGGAACTGGACCAGCAGAACGGGGAGGTGGACGTGCACACCATCTGCCAGCACTGCTACAGGCAGTTCTCCACTCCGTTCCAGCTTCAGTGCCACTTAGAGAACGTCCACAGTCCCTATGAGTCAACAA caaaGTGCAAGATTTGTGAATGGGCATTTGAGAGTGAACCGATGTTCCTGCAGCACATGAAGGACACGCACAAGCCGGGGGAGATGCCCTACGTTTGCCAG GTGTGTCAGTACCGCTCATCGCTGTACTCAGAAGTGGACAGCCACTTCCGAATGATCCATGAGGACACGCGGCACCTGCTCTGTCCCTACTGCCTGAAGGTCTTCAAGAACGGCAATGCCTTCCAGCAGCACTTCATGAGGCACCAG AAGAAGAGTGTTTATCATTGCAACAAGTGCAGACTCCAATTCCTGTTTGCCAAGGATAAAATTGAACACAAGCTGCAGCATCACAAAACGTTCCGAAAGCCCAAGCAATTGGAGGGATTGAAGCCTGGAACCAAG GTGACAATCAGAGCATCCCGAGGACAGCCCCGGACAGTGCCGATCTCTTCGAACGACATGGGGCAGGGCGCTGGGCAGGACACTGCGCCGCTCTCCTCTGCTGACCCTCAGCCCATCTTCCTGTACCCCCCCGTCCAGAGGAGCGTCCAGAAAAGAGCCGTCAAAAAAAT GAGCGTCCTGGGCAGGCAAACCTGCCTGGAGTGCAGCTTTGAGATCCCCGACTTCCCGAACCACTTCCCCACCTACGTCCACTGCTCGCTGTGCCGCTACAGCACGTGCTGCTCCCGAGCCTACGCCAACCACATGATCAA CAACCACGTTCCCCGGAAGAGTCCCAAATACTTGGCTTTGTTCAAGAACTACACTGCCTG TGGtgtgaagctgtgctgctcctcctgcctcttTGCATCGTCGGAGGGTGATGTGATGGCCAAGCATTTGGTCTTCAACCCATCACACGAGTTCAGCAACATTATTTTCCGAG GGCCTACTTGGATATCACATTCCAG GCACATCCAGCCCCAGGACAGAAGCATGAAGAACACATGCCCTGCATATTCCCCCAGTAAAGCTGCTACCGTGAAAACTAAGTCTGTGTTACTCGCAAAGGACGACCTGGAGCCTGAAGTGGCACTGGCAGCCCACACCCGGTCCCTGCTTTGCCAGGAGGAAGAATGCTTAAATATCGATGCTCAGGAAGACGAGCAGCCCATGAAGGAGCCCGAGCCTGCAAGCAAAAAGGAGCAGCTGTCGGTGAAAAAGCTGCGGGTGGTACTGTTTGCGTTGTGCTGCAGCACGGAGCAGGCGGCCGAGCACTTCCGGAACCCGCAGCGCCGCATCAAGCGTTGGCTCCGGAGATTCCAGGCTTTCCAAGAGGAGAACTTGGCATCTCTGTCGGAGGGCAAATACCTGAGCTTGGAGGCCGAGGAGAAGCTGGCAGAGTGGGTGCTCACCCAgcgggagcagcagctgcccgtCAACGAGGAGACGCTCTTCCAGAAGGCCACCAAGCTGGGCCGCTCCCTGGAGGGCGGCTTCAAGATCTCCTACGAGTGGGCCGTGCGATTCATGCTGCGGCACAACCTCAGCATGCACACGCGGAGGGCGGTGGCCCACCCGCTCCCCAAGGAGGTGGAGGACAACGCCGGCTGCTTCATCGAGTTTGTGCAGCGGCAGATCCACACGCAGGACCTGCCCCTCTCCATGATCGCGGCCATCGACGAGATCTCCCTCTTCCTCGACGTGGAGGTGCTGAGCAGCGACGACAAGAAGGAGAACGCTCTGCAGACAGTGGGGACCGGCGAGCCCTGGTGCGACGTGGTCCTCACCATCCTTGCCGACGGGAGCGTTCTCCCCACGTTGGTCTTCTACAGAGGTCACGTCCAGCAGCCCGCCAACGTGCCTGAATCCATCATCCTGGAAGCGAAGGAGAACGGCTACAGCGACGACGAAGTCATGGAGCTGTGGGCGTCGCGAGTGTGGCAGAAGCACACCGAGTGCCAGAACAGCAAGGGCATGCTGGTGCTGGATTGCCACCGAACGCACCTCTCGGAGGAGGTACTGTCCCTGCTGAGCGCTTCCAGCACTCTCCCGGCTGTCGTACCCgctggctgcagctccaaaATCCAACCCCTGGATGTTTGTATAAAAAGGACTGTGAAAAATTTCTTGCATAAAAAGTGGAAAGAGCAAGCCAAGGAGATGGCGGACTCCACGTGCGATTCGGACATCCTTCTCCAGTTGGTTTTGTGTTGGCTGGCGGAGGTGCTGGAGGTCATCAGTGACTCTCCCGAACTCGTGCAGCAGTCCTTCCTGGTGGCCAGCGTGCTGCCGGGCCCGGACGGCACGGCCAACTCGCCCACGCGCAACGCCGACATGCAGGAGGAGCTGATCGCAGcgctggaggagcagctgaagttgggtgaggagcagcagccgcAGGAGGAGGCGGAGGGCGAGGATCAGCCCCAGAACGAGGAGTGTGCCGACCCCGAGATCCTCCATCAGCTCTTCGAGGGGGAGAGCGAGACTGAATCGTTTTACGGCTTTGAAGATGCCGAGTTGGATCTGATGGAAATCTGA